The Thalassoroseus pseudoceratinae genome has a segment encoding these proteins:
- the treY gene encoding malto-oligosyltrehalose synthase, which translates to MSHSERPYATYRLQFNSSFRFEDAQKLIPYFSRLGVTHAYSSPLLRARQDSTHGYDVVDPRSVNPNIGDETAFRTFVKTLQAHGMGLVLDIVPNHMAACGENPYWENVLTYGVSSPHARWFDIDWRMPHSELWGRVLVPVLGEPLQRVLAQDQLHVYWDQGRFRIRYWENTYPIDPATVPMILQFGMPELEEQFPEGHTALTEIQSVLEELNALPNRVERGQRHVELSLDDTEDLLSQLAQTIVMSPAIQAWAVQTAERFSSGEEGQKRLRALLRAQNYRLVYWRRAARILNYRRFFDINDLISIRQEDPEVFDDTHTLIARWISEGLLDGIRIDHIDGLRDPLRYLERLRDLISEQEPNGQSVPVWVEKIVAHDEVLPADWPSAGTTGYESLNQIESLFISPEGYQAIEESYRRMLGRPVKFEQVANWGKRRILKADLSAFVGRLADILHRLAQVNPESSVLREKELVEALVEFCVALPCYRTYITTDQTELSEHDRWAIETAIRGAEKRERASQESLDFLKEFLFGDTLEMTEHDRNERLHFIEKLQQLTGPATAKGIEDTALYAYVPLISRNEVGGEPNTDLRQAIPHFHEGNAYRAESAPRAILCVTTHDTKRTADVRARLDVLSEWPKIWFARINKWRELNRSRRSRVQDKTAPDPAAEYMFYQNLIGIWPVTAAEDGPVPISHPDVIEFLRERMEEYMLKAVREAKVRTSWTDGNSEFESALVEFIRGAMSGKDENSRLFLDDVQTFVQRVARPGFWNSLARTLFQFTSPGTPDLYQGDELWNFALVDPDNRREVDYELRQGLLDELVTRLESSEESRQELLREMVEHPEDGRIKMHSVRETLSARRQFPNLFLDSEYQPLSFEGKHSEHLVGFARTHGSEAVLAIAPRWTTSLTQDYLQAPLGEAVWGDTRISLPASLNGRQLDSMYTRSSLQAADDGTLRAADVFAEFPIALLVSSATAEND; encoded by the coding sequence ATGAGTCATTCCGAACGACCGTACGCGACCTACCGTCTTCAATTCAATTCAAGTTTCCGGTTTGAAGACGCTCAAAAGCTGATTCCCTACTTTAGTCGGCTTGGTGTTACACACGCCTATAGCTCGCCACTGTTGCGAGCCCGACAAGACAGTACGCACGGTTATGACGTCGTCGATCCACGTTCGGTGAACCCGAACATCGGCGATGAGACCGCCTTCCGCACGTTTGTCAAAACTCTGCAGGCCCATGGGATGGGGTTGGTACTGGATATCGTACCGAACCATATGGCCGCTTGCGGAGAGAATCCGTACTGGGAGAACGTTCTCACGTACGGGGTCAGTTCGCCGCATGCACGATGGTTTGACATCGACTGGCGGATGCCGCATTCGGAATTGTGGGGCCGCGTGCTGGTGCCCGTTCTGGGCGAGCCGTTGCAACGGGTTTTGGCTCAAGATCAGCTCCACGTGTACTGGGACCAGGGCCGTTTTCGAATCCGGTATTGGGAGAACACATACCCAATCGATCCGGCGACCGTTCCCATGATTCTGCAATTCGGCATGCCTGAGTTGGAGGAGCAATTTCCAGAGGGGCACACAGCTCTCACGGAGATTCAATCCGTTCTCGAAGAACTCAATGCCCTACCCAACCGCGTCGAACGTGGTCAACGGCACGTGGAACTTTCGCTGGATGATACGGAAGATTTGCTTTCGCAGTTGGCACAAACCATTGTGATGTCGCCGGCGATTCAAGCGTGGGCCGTACAAACCGCCGAACGGTTTTCATCGGGTGAGGAAGGCCAGAAACGATTGCGGGCGTTGCTTCGTGCTCAGAATTATCGCTTGGTTTATTGGCGACGAGCCGCTCGGATTCTGAACTATCGGCGTTTCTTCGACATCAACGATTTGATTTCGATTCGACAAGAAGATCCCGAAGTCTTTGACGATACCCACACGCTCATTGCCCGATGGATTTCGGAAGGATTGCTTGACGGCATTCGGATCGACCATATCGACGGTCTTCGTGACCCACTCCGATACCTGGAACGTCTGCGTGATCTCATCAGCGAACAGGAACCGAACGGTCAATCGGTGCCTGTCTGGGTCGAGAAGATTGTCGCGCACGACGAAGTGCTTCCCGCCGATTGGCCAAGTGCAGGCACCACAGGTTACGAATCGCTGAACCAGATCGAGTCGTTGTTCATATCGCCGGAAGGTTATCAGGCGATCGAGGAAAGCTATCGTCGGATGCTCGGGCGGCCGGTGAAGTTCGAGCAAGTCGCCAACTGGGGCAAACGCCGAATTCTAAAGGCCGACCTGTCCGCATTTGTGGGACGTCTCGCTGACATTCTGCACCGCTTGGCGCAGGTGAACCCCGAAAGTTCGGTACTACGAGAAAAGGAACTTGTGGAGGCGCTCGTCGAGTTTTGCGTCGCTTTGCCTTGCTACCGGACCTATATCACCACCGATCAAACCGAACTCAGCGAGCATGACCGTTGGGCAATCGAGACAGCCATCCGAGGAGCCGAAAAACGCGAGCGTGCCTCGCAAGAGAGTCTCGACTTTCTGAAAGAGTTTCTATTCGGCGACACATTGGAAATGACGGAACACGATCGAAACGAGCGGCTGCATTTCATCGAGAAACTCCAACAGTTGACCGGGCCCGCAACGGCCAAAGGGATCGAAGATACCGCACTCTATGCATACGTGCCGTTGATCTCTCGGAACGAAGTTGGTGGTGAACCTAATACTGACTTGCGGCAGGCAATTCCGCATTTCCACGAAGGAAACGCCTATCGTGCGGAATCCGCGCCCCGAGCAATTTTGTGTGTCACCACGCACGATACGAAACGCACTGCGGATGTTCGTGCCCGGCTTGATGTGCTTTCCGAATGGCCGAAAATCTGGTTCGCCCGCATCAACAAGTGGCGAGAACTGAACCGGTCGCGTCGATCCCGGGTGCAAGACAAGACGGCTCCGGACCCCGCCGCCGAGTATATGTTCTATCAGAACCTGATCGGAATCTGGCCGGTGACGGCAGCGGAAGATGGACCGGTTCCGATCAGTCATCCGGATGTGATCGAGTTCCTCCGTGAACGGATGGAGGAATACATGCTCAAAGCCGTTCGCGAGGCGAAAGTCCGTACGAGTTGGACTGACGGAAATTCCGAATTTGAGTCAGCGCTCGTGGAATTCATCCGTGGAGCCATGAGTGGCAAGGACGAGAACTCTCGGCTGTTCCTCGATGACGTTCAAACGTTCGTGCAGCGGGTTGCCCGACCGGGATTCTGGAATTCGCTCGCGCGGACGCTATTCCAGTTTACTTCACCTGGCACGCCGGATCTGTACCAAGGTGACGAGTTATGGAACTTCGCACTTGTCGACCCCGACAATCGTCGCGAGGTTGACTACGAACTTCGTCAGGGACTGCTTGATGAGTTAGTGACTCGTCTTGAAAGCTCAGAGGAATCGCGTCAAGAACTTCTGCGGGAAATGGTCGAACACCCCGAGGATGGTCGCATCAAAATGCACTCGGTCCGCGAAACGCTCAGTGCACGACGACAGTTTCCCAATTTGTTTCTAGATAGCGAGTATCAGCCACTGAGCTTCGAGGGGAAACATTCCGAACACCTCGTTGGTTTCGCCCGAACTCATGGCTCGGAAGCGGTCCTGGCCATCGCCCCGCGTTGGACGACATCACTCACCCAGGATTATCTCCAGGCACCGCTTGGGGAGGCGGTCTGGGGCGACACGCGAATTTCCCTGCCAGCATCGCTCAACGGACGGCAATTGGATTCGATGTATACACGCAGCTCACTCCAGGCGGCGGATGACGGTACGCTTCGGGCGGCGGATGTCTTCGCAGAATTTCCAATCGCCTTGCTCGTATCCTCGGCAACTGCGGAAAACGACTAA
- a CDS encoding DUF3536 domain-containing protein yields the protein MRRYLCIHGHFYQPPRENPWLETIEVQDSAYPFHDWNERITSECYEPNAFSRILDSDGYISQLTNNYARISFNFGPTLLSWLERCSPNVYQALLDADKESRKRFDGHGSAVAQVYNHIIMPLANYRDKVTQIRWGIADFRSRFGRDPEGMWLAETAVDIETLSLLAEHGIRYTILSPYQASRVRMRPNGSWEDATGAKIDPTTPYVQSLPNGKKIALFFYDAPISQGIAFEGVLKRGEDFAQRLLGAFSTERDWPQIVHIATDGETYGHHHRFGDMALAYALQYIEDRADVQLTNYGQYLALHERLPEVEILERTAWSCAHGVGRWKEDCGCNTGRGGTHQKWRKPLRDALDWVRDRFISQSEKVAKGLLKDLWTARDRYIDVILNRSDETIQEFIAENATRPLSHDETGQVLKLMELQRHTQLMYTSCGWFFDEISGIETVQIMQYAERAIQIAEDLFGDTEASNGFQQRLAKAPSNDPDLVDGGRIYQEQVVPTRVSLKTVAAHHAAASMFQEMPDCDCPDPIDITEENPSEIDAYIVDREEYHQRSSGRSRTSWGRLKVASRLTYDSQTLTFACFHIGEQNLVGGVRLAEAEADCKLESQLKQAVARADVPRIIRLIQSAFPENQFSLRNLFRDEQRRILDRLLGQSLRSIEEMNRHTFHSFDPLIHFLTEQAVPVPAAFRAVADIVINAEIRTALKTQPEAEHIERLIDKASTWQTRLDRLGLAAELEDRIALAMQLLENSPTDGEAFDRLDSVIDLARGLPFEVNLTSVQNRYFQFLTRQRSLPGDAASGSSLKPEFSSLAEKLSLRVPQ from the coding sequence ATCACGTCGGAGTGCTACGAGCCGAATGCCTTCTCACGCATTCTGGATTCCGACGGCTACATCTCGCAGTTGACGAACAACTACGCACGAATCAGTTTTAACTTTGGTCCCACGTTGTTGAGTTGGCTCGAGCGATGCAGCCCGAATGTCTATCAAGCGCTGCTCGACGCCGACAAGGAAAGCCGGAAACGCTTTGATGGGCACGGTTCAGCCGTTGCGCAGGTTTACAACCATATCATCATGCCGTTGGCGAATTATCGAGACAAAGTCACGCAGATTCGCTGGGGCATTGCCGATTTCCGTTCGCGATTCGGACGCGATCCCGAGGGCATGTGGCTTGCGGAAACCGCTGTCGATATCGAAACACTCAGTCTGCTCGCAGAGCATGGGATCCGCTACACGATACTTTCGCCGTATCAAGCATCTCGCGTGCGGATGCGACCGAACGGTTCCTGGGAAGACGCGACCGGAGCGAAAATTGACCCGACGACCCCGTATGTCCAGTCGCTTCCCAACGGTAAGAAGATTGCGTTGTTCTTCTATGATGCACCGATCTCACAGGGAATTGCGTTCGAGGGGGTGTTGAAACGCGGTGAAGATTTCGCGCAGCGTTTGCTTGGTGCATTTTCGACGGAACGCGATTGGCCTCAGATCGTCCATATTGCCACCGACGGCGAAACCTACGGGCATCATCATCGCTTCGGTGATATGGCTCTCGCGTATGCGTTGCAGTACATCGAAGACCGGGCCGATGTGCAGTTAACGAACTATGGGCAGTATTTGGCATTGCACGAACGGTTGCCGGAAGTGGAGATCCTCGAACGCACGGCGTGGAGTTGTGCTCATGGCGTGGGGCGTTGGAAGGAGGACTGTGGTTGCAACACCGGTCGCGGCGGAACACATCAGAAGTGGCGTAAGCCACTCCGCGATGCACTGGATTGGGTGCGGGATCGGTTCATCAGCCAGAGCGAAAAGGTTGCAAAAGGTTTGCTCAAAGACCTCTGGACCGCGCGAGATCGGTACATCGACGTCATTCTGAATCGGTCGGATGAAACGATTCAGGAATTCATTGCCGAGAACGCGACGCGTCCGTTATCGCACGATGAAACCGGCCAAGTTCTCAAATTAATGGAACTGCAACGCCATACCCAATTGATGTATACAAGCTGCGGTTGGTTCTTCGATGAAATTTCGGGGATCGAGACCGTACAGATTATGCAGTATGCCGAGCGAGCGATTCAAATTGCCGAGGATTTGTTTGGCGACACGGAAGCATCCAACGGTTTCCAACAGCGATTGGCCAAAGCACCGAGCAACGACCCTGATCTTGTCGATGGCGGTCGCATCTACCAAGAACAAGTCGTGCCGACACGGGTTAGCTTGAAAACGGTGGCTGCACACCATGCGGCGGCTTCCATGTTTCAGGAAATGCCGGATTGCGATTGCCCGGACCCGATCGACATCACCGAAGAGAATCCGAGCGAAATCGATGCGTACATCGTCGATCGCGAAGAATACCATCAACGATCATCGGGACGATCGCGAACATCATGGGGGCGACTCAAGGTTGCCAGTCGTCTGACATACGATTCTCAAACGCTGACATTCGCCTGCTTCCATATTGGTGAACAGAATTTGGTCGGCGGTGTGCGTCTCGCTGAAGCCGAGGCCGACTGCAAATTGGAAAGCCAACTGAAACAGGCCGTTGCCAGGGCTGATGTTCCGCGTATCATTCGTCTGATTCAATCAGCGTTCCCTGAGAATCAATTCTCGTTGCGAAATCTTTTTCGGGATGAGCAACGTCGAATTCTTGATCGGCTTCTCGGTCAGTCGCTTCGCTCTATTGAGGAAATGAATCGGCATACGTTCCATTCGTTTGATCCGCTCATTCATTTTCTGACCGAACAAGCGGTTCCGGTCCCTGCAGCGTTCCGTGCGGTGGCGGACATCGTCATCAATGCAGAGATCCGAACGGCCCTGAAAACGCAACCGGAAGCTGAGCATATTGAGCGACTCATCGACAAAGCCTCGACCTGGCAAACCCGTCTTGACCGCCTCGGTTTGGCGGCGGAGCTTGAAGACCGAATCGCCTTGGCGATGCAACTTTTAGAGAACTCGCCGACCGACGGTGAAGCATTTGATCGATTGGACTCCGTGATTGATTTGGCTCGGGGATTACCGTTCGAGGTGAATTTGACGTCTGTTCAAAATCGATACTTTCAATTTTTAACTCGTCAGCGGAGCCTTCCTGGTGACGCTGCGTCTGGGTCATCGCTGAAACCTGAATTTTCTTCTTTGGCCGAGAAACTATCTCTACGAGTGCCTCAATGA